Proteins encoded together in one Myxocyprinus asiaticus isolate MX2 ecotype Aquarium Trade chromosome 9, UBuf_Myxa_2, whole genome shotgun sequence window:
- the LOC127445792 gene encoding neurexophilin-2-like yields the protein MKLLCWSVLLGMQWILRKVHGLEKQVGKSLDYLEPGASGTVFKTLPYGVPGGGGTGPTGGVKPPYQTSRIFSTMDHKPIKPKPPTFSFQNPYEWVRNQSMLLEQTGYRPKRKPSLKTSMKTKKIFGWGDFYFNVKTLKFSLLVTGKIVDHVNGTFTVYFRHNSSSLGNVSVSIVPPSKIVEFEVLQQPNPLHPEIQFHQPHQSTIDPKDIKTFNCRVEYEKTDRSKKPKPCLYDPSQTCFTENTQSHSSWLCAKPFKVICIFISFFSIDYKLVQKVCPDYNFQSEHPYLG from the coding sequence GTGCACGGCTTGGAGAAACAGGTTGGCAAATCTTTGGACTACCTGGAGCCGGGAGCATCCGGGACCGTCTTCAAGACTCTTCCATATGGAGTTCCCGGTGGAGGAGGAACAGGTCCGACAGGTGGAGTCAAACCTCCGTACCAAACATCCCGGATATTCTCCACTATGGACCACAAACCCATTAAACCAAAACCACCCACGTTCAGCTTCCAGAACCCGTACGAATGGGTCCGAAACCAGTCGATGCTCCTCGAACAAACAGGCTACCGACCAAAACGTAAACCATCCCTCAAAACCTCCATGAAGACTAAGAAGATCTTCGGCTGGGGCGACTTTTACTTCAATGTCAAGACCCTCAAGTTCAGTCTGCTCGTCACGGGGAAGATCGTGGACCACGTCAACGGCACATTCACCGTCTACTTCCGCCACAACTCCTCAAGTCTGGGAAACGTGTCCGTGAGCATCGTTCCCCCATCAAAGATCGTCGAGTTTGAAGTTCTTCAGCAACCGAACCCTCTTCATCCAGAGATCCAGTTCCATCAGCCGCATCAGTCCACGATCGACCCCAAAGACATCAAAACCTTCAATTGTCGCGTTGAGTATGAAAAGACGGATCGGTCCAAGAAGCCGAAACCTTGCCTGTACGACCCGTCCCAGACCTGTTTCACTGAGAACACCCAGTCGCACTCGTCCTGGCTCTGCGCGAAACCTTTCAAAGTCATCTGCATCTTCATCTCGTTCTTCAGCATCGATTATAAGCTGGTGCAAAAGGTTTGTCCAGACTACAACTTTCAGAGTGAACATCCATACCTTGGATGA